One segment of Shewanella piezotolerans WP3 DNA contains the following:
- a CDS encoding thiol:disulfide interchange protein DsbA/DsbL — translation MIKHIALALTLVVAPMSSFAAQFIEGKHFTVVTNKAPSSEPKLTEFYSFFCGNCFNMEKMYLPDIKANLNKQVAFDSKHVDFANTEINTEVMRSLAVIQTLDNPKPLTDAMFKVIQGDNGEKHDHGAAGHKHAEPLKSRDDIKAVFAKFGVDSAQYDATADSKETNAKLALWRAQQQEFRVQSVPAFVVNDKYAVNMSSVRTLGELIDLINYLAVEYK, via the coding sequence TTGATTAAACATATCGCTTTAGCACTAACCCTTGTAGTTGCTCCTATGAGCAGCTTTGCTGCACAATTCATTGAAGGCAAACACTTCACCGTTGTTACAAATAAAGCACCAAGCAGTGAGCCTAAACTGACTGAGTTTTACTCATTTTTCTGCGGCAACTGCTTCAATATGGAAAAGATGTACCTACCAGACATTAAAGCCAATCTAAATAAACAAGTAGCCTTTGACAGCAAGCATGTTGATTTTGCAAACACTGAAATTAACACTGAAGTCATGCGCTCTCTTGCCGTGATTCAAACTTTGGATAATCCAAAGCCACTTACTGACGCTATGTTTAAAGTCATTCAAGGCGACAACGGTGAGAAACACGATCATGGTGCAGCAGGGCATAAACATGCAGAACCACTAAAAAGCCGTGACGACATCAAAGCAGTATTCGCCAAGTTTGGCGTTGATAGTGCGCAATATGACGCAACAGCTGACAGCAAAGAAACTAACGCTAAATTAGCTTTATGGCGCGCACAGCAGCAAGAGTTTAGAGTACAAAGTGTTCCAGCCTTCGTCGTTAACGACAAGTATGCTGTTAACATGAGTTCTGTACGGACTCTTGGCGAGCTTATCGACCTAATCAACTACCTAGCGGTAGAATATAAGTAA